TAGAGCGCAACACCCAGCATTGGCACGAGGGTCAGCGCCATGGCGCGGGTATAGCCGCGCCCTGCGTCCAGCAACTCCGCATCAAGCTCCGCCAGGGCGAGCCAATTCGGCGCCGTCCAGACGATGGGCATGGTCAGCGCCGCGACGCCGCTGACGACGAGCCAGCCAGAGCGGTGGAGCCTTGCCCGCTCCAGACATTCATTCCGGGCGACCGCCGCGGAATAAAACGGCGCGACGCCTGCAACAATGCCTGCGCCGAGATAGAAGATAATCGAGTAGAGGTCGCTGCCGACCGCGACAGCCGCGAATGCCTCGGTCCCGTACATGGCGGAAACCATGGTGGCGTCGGTGATGCCCATCCCCATGTTCACAAGCGAGATCAGCATGATCGGCACGGCGAGGCGTAGGAGAGCGCGGACTTCCCCGGCGGCCCGGGAAAGGGCTGCGAAATTCTCAGGTGATCCGACGGCAGGGCTCCTAGACAGGAATGTCCCCGCTTGTCTGGTCGTGGCGCGCGCTCCCGCTCTTGCCGGATCGCTTCGCCGGAGTGCACCGGCATCGGGCTGCGGATCGGGTCGAACCGACCCCGAGGACTGTCGCAACGACATCCCGGAATTGTCAGCAGCGATGGGTGTTCGGTCCGCGCCACGGAGTGCAATGCTTTGGGACGCTTCTAGCATCTTAAGTCCTTCCGTATCGATCGCGCGCTGAAAGGGCGGTCCAGGTTTGTTCGTGAGCTTCCTATGGACCGGCGATGGGACCGATGTTAGAAGGGCGATCGACATAAACGGTGAAAATCAGACACAATGACCTCTAAAAACACGCCCACATCAATTCGGACTGTCGTTGTCGGCGCACCCGTCGCCGTAACGGCAATCGCATTCTCTATTCTCGATGTGCTTGCGTCGGCCGGCCGCGGCTGGGAGACGTTGCATGGTGAGCAGCCTGGGCCGCCCAAGTTTCAAGGCAGCCTTCGCACACTTGACGGTCAGGAATACCGGGATGTGAATGGCCGCGTCGTGATGCCCGATGGAAGGCTTGACAGCGGGGCAACGCCAGATCTGATCGTAGTTCCAGCTCTAGACCTCGATCCGCGGAGCCCTCTTCCTGACCTGCTGCTTCCCGTTGCCGCCTGGGTCGCGCACTGCCACTCCCAAGGTTCCATCGTCGCCTCCGTCTGCTCTGGAGCCATGGTTCTCGCGGCATCCGGTCTGCTGGACGGTCAGGAGGCGACGACACATTGGGCCTTTGCTGATGGCCTCGCCCGGCGATTTCCCGCAGTGAAAGTCAGGCGAGAACGCATCTTGATCCCGGCAGGCGAAGGACATCGTGTCATCACCGCCGGGGGCACTTCGGCCTGGACCGATCTTGTCCTCTACCTGATTGGCCGGTTTTCTGGAGAGGTGACGGCGCGACATGTTGCAAAGTCGTGGCTGCTTGATCCGCATTCTGTCGGGCAGTTGACATATGCGTCGCTCGCGGCTGGCCGTCAGCATGAGGACCGATTGGTTGCGGACGGCCAGGCCTGGGCGGCGGATCACTATTCACACCCGACACCGGTCGCTGCGATGGCGGAACGAAGTGGCCTGACCGAGCGGAGCTTCCTGCGCCGGTTCAAGCGAGCCACCGGTTTGACGCCCGTGGAGTACGTTCAGAGGCTGCGCATCGAGGAAGCCAAGCAGCTGCTCGAGACCACGAAACTGCCGATCGACGAGATTGCCGCGGAAATCGGATACTCGGAACCATCGAGCTTCCGCTCTGCTTTCCGCAAGCAGGTCGGCCAGCCGGCAACGGCCTACCGACGTCGCTGGTCAATGATTGCTCATACCGAGTGACCCGACACCACGAAGGCAAAGCTTTGGGTATAACGTCGGAAAAGGCAGGCAAGCGTATCCGGGCGGAGGCAGCGCAGCTTCGCATCGGGACCAGCGGCGATTCGATCGAGATGGTCGCGCGCAAGGTCGGTTTCGGCAATCCGTAGCGGATGCGCCCAGCATTTCTACGGTTCTATGGGCAGCCGCCAAATTCGGTTCGGCCCGCGGGTAATGTGGCGTAATTGGCGGTTCATTAACATTACGCACTGCACGGAAACAGCGTCCTTTGAATATCTCATGAGATGGCGCAGAAAGCAGACGGTCGACCTGCTTGATCGAACGGCACCAAAGTCCGCGACCAGGCGTTGCTTCAGAAATTTGGCGGCGCTTGACCTAAACGGCCGCATTAACTTCTGCCAAGCAGCGTAAGTTTTCTGCGTCGGCGCAGCGAACTTTCCTCTGCGAGCGCACGCAGCGGGAGAATGACACATCCGCAAAGGGCTCATAGTCGCCATTGCGACTGACCTGCAAACTCCCGCGCACTAACCCATAGCGCGCCTCGGTGCCCGCGAGCAAGCCGTAGGGTGGGGTTCTACCCCACCAAGCCTCGATCACATAGGACCACCCGCGTGCCCACACATGGCACCACCCCCCACCCCTCTCCGCTTGCGCGTCGGGCGTTCGGCGCTGACGATCTTCAATCGGAAGATCGTCCGGGCGCGCCTCGCCCCCCGTGAAACCGCGCTAAAGTTTCTGAACAGAATTCACGAAATGAAACGATTTCATTCTCTTACCAATCCCTTCACGCGCCATATCCCGTGACCGGGCGCCCAGTTGCCATTCAGGACTGAGTGAAGCGGCGGGCCAGGCTGGCGTCAGCCCCCGGCAGCGGCTCGGCGCCAGTTTCGGGGTCAGAGAGCCAAGCTTCGGATACAGGCAGCAGACGGCGATAGGCGGCGGCAACGCGGGGCCGTGCGGGACCAGGCGGCACGGGCGCGAGCGGGGCGGGCAGGTCTGGCCAGCGGAGCGAGATCCTCCGCCAGCGGTGGATTAGAAGCGTGCGCGCCGCCATCGCGTCTCCGGGGCTCAATTCGGCCGGGTCGAGACAGTCGAGATCGGCAAACAGCCGGTCGAGCGCGGTGCGCTGTTCGGGCGGCATCAGTTTCGTGCCGATACCGGGGGCGCACCTGAGACCGCCGGTCACCGACAGCGCGGTCCCGGCCTTCGCCTCCGGCCCCGAGATCAAACTCAGCCCGCCGCCAAGCGAAAATCCGTCGGCCGCGTCCTCGGTGAGCGCGAGCGTCCAGACGACCGGCGTCTTGGCCGGCGCGGCATAGATGCGCCGGGCGGCGGGCTCGTACTCGGCGAGCCCGCGCGCGCTCAGCCGGTAGTGGCTCACCCGTCCGGTCCGCTCGCGGACGACCCAGCCGTCCCGCGCAAGCCGCGAAAGCGCGGTGCGAAGCGCGCCGGGCTCGACGCCGAGCCGGCCGAGAATAAGCGCGAGCCGGGCAAGCGCCACGCGGCCGCCGCGCGGCTGGACCGCGTCGCCCATCACGGTAATGACGAGCGACCAGACCCGGGGGCGTCCTTCGGCGTGCAGCGCGTCAATGAGCGGGGCGAGAGGGTCCATTCCCCGGCTTTAGCCTGAACGCGCGACCATGGTCAAAAGCTCATATTCGGCGACCGGCTCGTCTGACTGGTTCAACACTGTCACGGACCATGCAACCTCGCCGTAATCCTCCGTCCGACGGGTCTTTCGCTTCACGGTCAGCCGCACGCGGATCGTGTCGCCGGGGCTCACGGGCTTGCGGAATCTCAGCCCGTTCAGCCCGGTATTGGCGAGGACTGGGCCCGGTGCCGGGTCGACAAAGAGCCCGGCGGCGAACGAGAGGATCAGGTAGCCGTGGGCGACACGGCCGGGAAAGAACGGGTTCGCCTTCGCGGCCTTCTCGTCCATGTGAGCGTAGAACGTGTCGCCGGTGAATTGGGCGAAATGTTCGATATCTGCCAGCGTGACCTCGCGCGGCCCGGTCAATATCGTCTCGCTGATCTCGAGCGCGTCGAAATCGCGCCGGAATGGGTGGGCGGGACCCTCATGGCTCTTGTCGCCAGGCGCATGTTCGCCGGTGATGGCGGAAAGCATCCGCGGGCTGCCCTGCACCGCCGTCCGTGCCATGTAGTGCAGGACGCCGCGCACGCCGCCCAGCTCCTCGCCACCACCCGCGCGGCCCGGCCCGCCATGGATCATGTGCGGCAGGGGCGAGCCGTGGCCAGTCGCTTCGGCCGCACTGTCGCGGTCGTTCACGTAGATGCGGCCATGCCAGGCGGCAGCCTTGAGGGCATAGGTGCGGGCGATGTCAGGGTCATGCGTGAAAAGCGAGGATACGAGGCTGCCGCCGCCGAGATTGGCGAGCCGGGCCGCATGGTCGAGGTCGCGGGCGGGCAGGATCGTCGCCACCGGGCCGAAGGCCTCGGTATCGTGCACCGCGCGGGCGGCGTCGGGATCGTCGCAAAGGTAGAGCTCGGGCGCTGCGAAGGCGCCCTCTGCGGGTGCGCCGGAATGGCGGAAGGCGAGCCGGGCCTCGGCCGCGATCTCCGCGGCGCGGGCGGCGACGTCCTGCTTCTGTCCGGTGGAGACGAGCGCGCCCATCCGGGTAGCCGGATCGGCCGGGTCGCCGATCGTGATATCGGCGAGTCGGGCGGACAACGCGTCGGCGACGGCTCGCGCATGCGCCGCTGGCGCGATCACGCGGCGGATGGCGGTGCATTTCTGACCCGCCTTCACCGTCATCTCGACCGCCGCCTCCTTGATGAAAAGGTCGAACTCCGGCGTGCCCGGCCCAGCGTCGGGGCCGAGAACGGCGGCGTTCAGGCTGTCCTGCTCGGCGATGAAGCGGGTGGAGGCGGCCAAGAGGCGCGGGTTCGCTCGAAGCTTCAGCGCGGTCGCGGCGGAGCCGGTGAAGCTGATGACGTCCTGCGGCCCGAGCCGGTCGAGAAGATCGCCCGTGCCTCCTACGACGAGCTGCACCGTGCCTTCGGGGACGAGCCCACTTTCGACGATCATCCGGAAAGCCGCCTCGGTCAAATAGCTTGTCTGGGTCGCAGGCTTGACGATCACGGGTACGCCCGCGATGAGCGCGGGCGCGAGCTTTTCGAGCATCCCCCAGACCGGGAAGTTGAACGCGTTGATCTGGACAGCGACGCCGCGAAGCGACACGGCGATGTGGCGGCCAAGAAACGTTCCCGTCCGCGACAGCCGCTCTACCTCGCCGTCGAGATGGATCGCACCGTCCGGCATCCCGCGCCGCGCCTTCGACGCCATCGTCAGCGCGGTCATGATGCCGCCCTCGATGTCGATCCAACCGTCCTTGCGGGTCGCGCCGGTCAGCGGGTTGAGCGCGTAGAGCTCCTCCTTCCGTTCCTGGAGCATCAGCGCCACGGCCTTCACCATCCGCGCCCTGTCGTGGATGTTCATGGCGCGCAGCGCCGGACCGCCGGTGCCGGTTGCCCACTCCACCGCCGCACCGAAGTCGAGCTCGTCAGAGCCCGCGCGTGCGATCGCTTCCCCGGTCACGGGGCTCTCGATCACCTGGGCCGAAGCGCCGGGCGGGATCCAGCGCCCGGCGATGTAGGAGGATGGGGTGAGCATGGCGGCCTCCGGCGTTTCCGGGCAGTCTAGCGCGGCGGGATGCGCACGCAACACTCTTGACCGTCCGGTCGAATATGTAGCAGCATCGCGGACGGAGGACGCCCATGACACCGCAGGACCGCGCCGAGCGAAGCGCCGCCACAATGTGGGCGGGCGACGCGGCCTCGAAGCTTCTCGGCATGACGCTGGACGCCGTGGGGCCGGGACGTGCGGTCCTCTCGTTCACGGTGGGGCCCGAGCATCTGAACGGCCACGGTATCTGTCACGGCGGCTACATCTTCACGCTTGCCGACAGCGCCTTCGCCTTTGCCTGCAACAGCTACAACCGCATCGTCGTGGCGCAGCACAACGCGATCACCTACCTCTCGCCGGGGCGGGAGGGGGAGCGGCTGAAGGCCGAGGCGGTCGAGGTAAGCCTGAATGGCCGCTCGGGCACCTACGACGTGACCGTAACGGGCGGCGACGGGCGCAAGGTGGCGCTCTTCCGCGGTGCCTCCCGGCAGGTCGAGGGCCAGCATTTCGAGGAGAAGTCATGACCGAGGCGTTTCTCTGCGAGGGTCTCCGCACACCCATCGGGCGCTATGGCGGGGCGCTGTCATCGGTCAGGCCCGACGATCTTCTGGCCGGCGTGATCCGGGCGGTGATGGCGGCGGCGCCGGGCCTGCCGGGCGAGGCGGTGGACGAGGTTATCATCGGCTGCGCCAACCAGGCGGGCGAGGACAACCGCAACGTGGCGCGGATGGCGGCGCTCCTGTCCGGGCTGCCGCGTGACGTGCCGGGCGTCACGGTGAACCGGCTCTGCGGGTCGGGGCTCGACGCGGTGGGCATGGCCGCCCGCGCCGTCCGGCTGGGCGAGGCCGAAGTCGTCATTGGCGGCGGCGTCGAGAGCATGAGCCGTGCGCCCTTCGTCATGCCCAAGGCCGAGGCGGCGTTCTCGCGCAACACCGAGATTTACGACACCACCATTGGCTGGCGCTTCGTGAACCCCGCCCTGAAGGCGCAATACGGCATCGACTCCATGCCCGAGACCGCCGAGAACGTGGCCGAGGAGTTCAACGTCTCGCGCGCCGACCAGGACGCCTTCGCACTCCGCTCGCAGACCCGGGCGCTCGCCGCCATCGCCTCGGGCCGGATGGCCGAGGAGATCGCGCCGGTCAGCGTGCCGCAGCGCCGGGGCGTGCCGGTGGTGGTCGAGCGCGACGAACATCCGCGCGAATCCACCGCCGAGAAGCTCGCAGCGCTGCACACGCCGTTCCGGGTGGGCGGAACGATCACCGCTGGCAATGCCTCGGGCGTGAATGACGGCGCGGCGGCGCTGATCGTGGCCTCGGAGGCGGCGGTGACGCGGCACGGGCTAATCCCCAGGGCGCGGATCAAAGGCATGGCCTCGGCGGGCGTCGCGCCGCGGATCATGGGGATGGGGCCGGTCCCGGCGACCGAGAAACTCTTGGCGCAGCACGGACTTTCCATGAAGGACATCGGTCTCATCGAACTCAACGAAGCATTCGCCGCCCAGGCGCTCGCCGTGCTGCGCGGGCTCGGGCTGCCCGATGATGCGGAGCAGGTGAACCCGAACGGCGGCGCGATCGCGCTCGGTCATCCGCTCGGCATGTCCGGGGCCCGGCTGGCGCTGACGGCGGCGGTCGAGATGGGCAAGCGCGGGGCAGAACACGCACTTTGCACGATGTGCGTGGGCGTCGGACAGGGTGTCTCGCTTCTGTTGGAGCGCCCGTAAGGAGGCCGCGATGAGGGATCTGACACCGGACCGCAAGACGCTCGACCCGATCGAGATCGCGAGCCGCGACGAGATCGAGACCCTTCAGCTGAAGCGTCTGAAATGGTCGCTAAAGCACGCCTACGATCACGTGCCCTTCTACCGGGAAAGCCTCGACGCGGCGGGCGTCCATCCCGGCGACCTGCTGACGCTTTCCGACCTTGCGAAGTTCCCGTTCACGACAAAGGCCGACCTGCGCGCCAACTATCCCTTCGGCATGTTCGCGGTGCCGCGGGAAAAGGTGGTGCGGCTGCACGCCTCGTCGGGCACGACAGGTAAGCCCACGGTCGTCGGCTACACGGCGAAGGACATCGGCACTTGGGCTGACTGCGTCGCGCGGTCGATGCGTGCGGCAGGGACGCGGGCGGGCGATGTCGTCCATGTCGCCTACGGCTACGGGCTCTTCACCGGCGGCCTCGGCGCGCACTACGGGGCCGAGAAGCTCGGCTGCACGGTAGTGCCCGTCTCGGGCGGCGTGACCCCGCGCCAGGTCCAGCTGATCGAGGATTTCGGCGCCACGACGATCATGGTCACGCCGTCGTACATGCTCGCCATCCTCGACGAGTACCGCGCGCAGGGGCGGGACCCGCGCGAGAGCCCCTTAGAGGTCGGCATCTTCGGGGCCGAGCCCTGGACCAACGCGATGCGCGCCGAGATCGAGGGCGCGTTCGACATGCACGCGGTGGACATCTACGGGCTTTCCGAGGTCATCGGTCCAGGCGTCGCCAACGAATGCGTCGAAACGAAGGACGGGCTGCACATCTGGGAGGATCATTTCTACCCCGAGATCGTTGACCCGGAGACGGGGCAG
The Defluviimonas aquaemixtae DNA segment above includes these coding regions:
- a CDS encoding GlxA family transcriptional regulator → MTSKNTPTSIRTVVVGAPVAVTAIAFSILDVLASAGRGWETLHGEQPGPPKFQGSLRTLDGQEYRDVNGRVVMPDGRLDSGATPDLIVVPALDLDPRSPLPDLLLPVAAWVAHCHSQGSIVASVCSGAMVLAASGLLDGQEATTHWAFADGLARRFPAVKVRRERILIPAGEGHRVITAGGTSAWTDLVLYLIGRFSGEVTARHVAKSWLLDPHSVGQLTYASLAAGRQHEDRLVADGQAWAADHYSHPTPVAAMAERSGLTERSFLRRFKRATGLTPVEYVQRLRIEEAKQLLETTKLPIDEIAAEIGYSEPSSFRSAFRKQVGQPATAYRRRWSMIAHTE
- a CDS encoding PaaX family transcriptional regulator C-terminal domain-containing protein, which translates into the protein MDPLAPLIDALHAEGRPRVWSLVITVMGDAVQPRGGRVALARLALILGRLGVEPGALRTALSRLARDGWVVRERTGRVSHYRLSARGLAEYEPAARRIYAAPAKTPVVWTLALTEDAADGFSLGGGLSLISGPEAKAGTALSVTGGLRCAPGIGTKLMPPEQRTALDRLFADLDCLDPAELSPGDAMAARTLLIHRWRRISLRWPDLPAPLAPVPPGPARPRVAAAYRRLLPVSEAWLSDPETGAEPLPGADASLARRFTQS
- the paaZ gene encoding phenylacetic acid degradation bifunctional protein PaaZ, with amino-acid sequence MLTPSSYIAGRWIPPGASAQVIESPVTGEAIARAGSDELDFGAAVEWATGTGGPALRAMNIHDRARMVKAVALMLQERKEELYALNPLTGATRKDGWIDIEGGIMTALTMASKARRGMPDGAIHLDGEVERLSRTGTFLGRHIAVSLRGVAVQINAFNFPVWGMLEKLAPALIAGVPVIVKPATQTSYLTEAAFRMIVESGLVPEGTVQLVVGGTGDLLDRLGPQDVISFTGSAATALKLRANPRLLAASTRFIAEQDSLNAAVLGPDAGPGTPEFDLFIKEAAVEMTVKAGQKCTAIRRVIAPAAHARAVADALSARLADITIGDPADPATRMGALVSTGQKQDVAARAAEIAAEARLAFRHSGAPAEGAFAAPELYLCDDPDAARAVHDTEAFGPVATILPARDLDHAARLANLGGGSLVSSLFTHDPDIARTYALKAAAWHGRIYVNDRDSAAEATGHGSPLPHMIHGGPGRAGGGEELGGVRGVLHYMARTAVQGSPRMLSAITGEHAPGDKSHEGPAHPFRRDFDALEISETILTGPREVTLADIEHFAQFTGDTFYAHMDEKAAKANPFFPGRVAHGYLILSFAAGLFVDPAPGPVLANTGLNGLRFRKPVSPGDTIRVRLTVKRKTRRTEDYGEVAWSVTVLNQSDEPVAEYELLTMVARSG
- the paaI gene encoding hydroxyphenylacetyl-CoA thioesterase PaaI, which gives rise to MTPQDRAERSAATMWAGDAASKLLGMTLDAVGPGRAVLSFTVGPEHLNGHGICHGGYIFTLADSAFAFACNSYNRIVVAQHNAITYLSPGREGERLKAEAVEVSLNGRSGTYDVTVTGGDGRKVALFRGASRQVEGQHFEEKS
- the pcaF gene encoding 3-oxoadipyl-CoA thiolase encodes the protein MTEAFLCEGLRTPIGRYGGALSSVRPDDLLAGVIRAVMAAAPGLPGEAVDEVIIGCANQAGEDNRNVARMAALLSGLPRDVPGVTVNRLCGSGLDAVGMAARAVRLGEAEVVIGGGVESMSRAPFVMPKAEAAFSRNTEIYDTTIGWRFVNPALKAQYGIDSMPETAENVAEEFNVSRADQDAFALRSQTRALAAIASGRMAEEIAPVSVPQRRGVPVVVERDEHPRESTAEKLAALHTPFRVGGTITAGNASGVNDGAAALIVASEAAVTRHGLIPRARIKGMASAGVAPRIMGMGPVPATEKLLAQHGLSMKDIGLIELNEAFAAQALAVLRGLGLPDDAEQVNPNGGAIALGHPLGMSGARLALTAAVEMGKRGAEHALCTMCVGVGQGVSLLLERP
- the paaK gene encoding phenylacetate--CoA ligase PaaK, giving the protein MRDLTPDRKTLDPIEIASRDEIETLQLKRLKWSLKHAYDHVPFYRESLDAAGVHPGDLLTLSDLAKFPFTTKADLRANYPFGMFAVPREKVVRLHASSGTTGKPTVVGYTAKDIGTWADCVARSMRAAGTRAGDVVHVAYGYGLFTGGLGAHYGAEKLGCTVVPVSGGVTPRQVQLIEDFGATTIMVTPSYMLAILDEYRAQGRDPRESPLEVGIFGAEPWTNAMRAEIEGAFDMHAVDIYGLSEVIGPGVANECVETKDGLHIWEDHFYPEIVDPETGQPVAEGERGELVFTSLTKEAMPVIRYRTRDLTRLLPGTARSMRRMEKVTGRSDDMIALRGVNVFPTQIEEQVLKIATFAPNFQIELGREGRMDAMTVHVEAAEGHSDASERLAASVQLQSAVRDAAGVKVAVQVSDPGGLPRSQGKAIRIVDNRPKD